From the genome of Gemmatimonadaceae bacterium:
CCCTTCCCAAGCTTCACTGGAGTCGTTATGCGCCTCACCCGCTTCACCGACAACGCTTTGAGGGCGCTCGTCTTCCTGGCGCTCGATCCGGACGATATTCCGACGGTCGGCGAGGTTGCCCGGAAGATGGGGATGTCCGAGGATCATCTCCTGAAGGTCGTGCAGCGGCTGTCGCAGCTCGGCTACGTCAAGACCATCCGCGGCCGCAACGGCGGGATGCGTCTCGCCAAACCAGCGGCAGAGATCGTCGTGGGGGAGGTCGTGCGGCGTACGGAAGATAACATGTCGCTCGTCCCCTGCTTCGATCCCACCGAAATCAACTGCCCCATCTCCGCCGCGTGCGGTCTCGCCCCGGCGCTCGACTCGGCGCTGCAGGCGTTCCTCACCACGCTCGACCGCTTCACCATCCAGGATCTCCTCGGCAAGCGATCCGAGCTGCGCCAGCTCGCCCAGTTCCCGGACGACGAAGTACTCGCGACCGAGGGCGCCCGGTAACAATACGAGGCGGCGCCGGGAGTTCCCGCCCCGCTCCGCGAATCACGCCTCACCCCGACGGCGCGCCAGTCCCATGACTGGCGCGCCGTTCGCGTCCCCCTCCCCCGCGCGGGCGAGACGAGTTCGACCGTTGCGCGTCAATACAGCGTGAAACTCCTCGTTCTCAATTGCCACGAGGCCTGGATCCACCAGCTGGGTGTGCTCCGGGCCGAGCTCGATATCGTCGTCGGTCTGCCGGGGCGCTACACGCGCGGGTGGGATGATCACATGCGCCCGCTTCCCGCGCTCGCGCGCCTGGTCACGCTCGATGACGTGCGCTGCGGCACGGTGCAGTACGACTGCGTCGTGAACCACAACATCACCGACCTGCTCGACACCAAGTTCGTCGATGCGCCCAAGCTCCTCGTCCTGCACGACACGCTCGAGGGACGCATGGCGCAGCAGGACGCCGACTTCGACGCGCGCGACATGCGCGCCGTGCTCAACACCTACCTGGCATCCGTGGGCGGACACGCCGTCGCCATCTCGCGCTCCAAGGCCAAGTCGTGGGGGGTGACGCACGTCGTCGTGCAGAACAGCGCCGATCCCGAGGCGTATCTCCCGCACGTGGGCGACGTGGCGTGCGGGCTGCGCGTGGCCAATCACGTGACCTCCAAGCGCGTCTTCCTGGCGTGGGACTTCCACGAGGAGGCCATGGCCGGCCTCCCTCTGCGCATCGTTGGTCACAACCCCGAGCTTCCGGGCGTGGCGCCGGCCGACGATTGGGATCACCTCAAGCGCATGCTGGCCTCGCATCGCTTCCTGGTCCATACCGCCGACCCGCGCTACGAGGACGGCTACAACATGGCGGTGCTCGAGGCCATGGCGGCCGGAATGCCGGTGCTGACCAACCGTCACCCGACCGGCATCATCGAACATGGCGTGACCGGCTTCGTGGCCGAGACGCCCTTCGAGATGCACGCCCACGCCGAGCGCCTGCTGGCCGACGAAGCGCTGGCCCACGAGCTGGGCGCCAACGGCAAGCGCTACATCGAACGCCACTTCTCTCCCGACCGATTCCGCGTGGAGTTCGGGAAGGCAATCCAGGAGGCAAGGAAGAAGTGGGCGCGCCGGAGGGGGAAGTCGATGGCGCGGTAGGGGCGGAGGAGGGAGAGCTTGCCCCGGCGAGGGCTGGGGGGAGGCGGGAGTGGCGGCCGCGGTGCGGCCGCCGTTTGCTTTTCCCGGGGGTAACCGAAGCCGCGACGCGCCGAACCCAGCCCCCCACGTACCGAACCCAGCCTCCCACGCCCACCTTCCCAGCGAAAGCTGGGACCCATTTGTCCTCGGCACACGCGCGATCGGCTGCTTCGGGGGCCAGTGACCGCGACACGAAAAGCTCGACACGGAGGTTCACGGAGGCGACACGGAGGCACACGGAGGAGACGCGGAGGCGTACGGGGGGGGACGCGGAGGCGTACGGAGAAGAGGAGGCGCACGGAGGAGACGCGGAGGCGAACGGAGGCGCACGGAGGAGACGCGGAGGCGAACGGAGGCGCACGGAGGAGACACGGAGGCGAACGGAGGCGCACGGAGGAGACACGGAGGCGTACCGAGGCAGCACGGAGGAGCATAGAGGAGACACGGAGGCGTACGGAGGAGACATGGAGCCGTTCGGAGGCAACCGAAGCAGTGCCGCCACGTACCGAACGCAGTCCCCCACGTACCGAACCCAGCCCCCCACGCCCACCTTCCCAGCGGAAGCTGGGATCCATTTGTCCTCGACACACGCGCGATCGGCTGCCTCGGGGGCCAGTGACCGCGACACGAAAAGCTCGACGCGGAGGCGCACGGAGGAAGCACGGAGGTAACCGAAGCAGTGCCGCGACTTGCCTCGATCCTCAATGCGATGCTCGAGACGCAGCTGCGACGGCAGGCGTGGCCACCACCACCGTTTGACTTTGGACACAGCTACTCCGTGTCGAGCCTTTCCATCGCCAACCCCGGCGTCATACGCAACCGGTCGCGCGCGACGTGAGGACAAATGGGTCCCAGCTTGCGCTGGGACGGTGGGGCGCGGTACTGGCACTCACCCGCGCCTCTAAACGTCCACAGCTCTTCCTCCGTGATGCCTCCGTGATACCTCCGTGATACCTCCGTGTCGAGCTTCTCCCCCGAACCCCGTGTCGAGCCTTTCCATCGCCAACCCCGGCGTCACATACGACCGGTCGCGCGCGACGTGAGGACAAATGGGTCCCAGCTTGGCTGGGACGGTGGGGCGCGGTACTGGCGCTCACCCGCGCCTCCAAACGTCCACAGCTCTTCCTCCGTGATACCTCCGCGTACCTCCGCGTACCTCCGTGTCGCGCTTTTCCCCCCGAGCTCCGTGTCGAGCCTTTCCATCGCCAACCCCGGCGTCATACGCAACCGGTCGCGCGAGACGCGAGGACAAATGGGTCCCAGCTTGCGCTGGGACGGTGGGGCGCGGTACTGCCACTCAGCCCCGTCTCCAATCGTCCACAGCTCTTCCTCCGTGATACCTCCCTGATACCTCCGCGTACCTCCGTGTCGAGCTTCTCCCCCCCGCGCGTCTCCCCCCGAGCTCGTCCCTCGAGCCGCCCCACCGCCCTCGCCCCCCCAACCCCCCCGCCAGTACCTTCCCGCGCATTCCTTCATCCGCACGAACTCCATGCGCGCGCTCCTCTCCGTCCTCTGCACCCTCGCTCTCGCGACCCCGGCTCTCCACGCCCAGCCCAAGCCGGGTGACTTCACCCTCCCCGAGTACCGCTTCGCCTCCGGCGAGGTGCTGCCGAACGTCCGCCTCCACTACCTCACGTTAGGCACGCCGCGGCGCGATGCCACGGGGAAGGTTGCCAATGCGGTGATGATCCTCCATGGCACCGGGGGGACGGGGTCGCAGTTCCTGGGGCAGGGCTTCGCCGGGGAGCTGTACGGGAAGGGGCAGCCGCTCGATACCACGCGCTTCTTCATCGTCCTCCCCGACAACATCGGCCACGGACAGTCCAGCAAGCCGAGTGACGGGCTGCACATGAAGTTCCCGCACTACGGCTACACCGACATGGTCAACCTGCAGCGCCTCCTCCTGTCGCAGGCGCTGGGCGTCGAACGGCCGTTCATGATCATGGGGACGTCGATGGGATGCATGCACGCCTGGGTGTGGGGGACGCTGTACCCCGATGCCCCGCGCGCGCTCGTCCCGCTGGCCTGCGTCCCCACGCAGATTGCCGGACGGAATCGCATGATGCGGCGCATGATCATGGACGCGGTCATGCAGGACCCCGAGTGGAAGGGGGGCGAGTACACCTCGCCGCCGCGCGGGCTGCGCTCCGCACTCGGCATGCTCTTCATGATGTCGTCGGCGCCGCTGGTGCAGCAGCGGCAGGCCCCCACGCGCGACGTGGCCGACTCGGTGATCCGCGCCTATCTCGATGCGCGCATGAAGGTCACCGACGCCAACGACATGCTCTACCAGTTCGATGCATCTCGCGACTACGACCCGTCGCCGCTTCTCGACCGCGTGGTGGCCCCCGTGCTGCACATCAACTCGGCCGACGACCAGGTCAATCCCCCGGAACTCAGGCTCGCCGAGCCGCTCATTGCCCGCGTGAAGAGCGCGCGCTTCGTGATGATCCCCATCAGCGACCGCACGCGCGGGCACGGGACGCACACCATGCCTGTCATCTGGGGCGACGAGCTGCGTCGCTTCATGGCGACGCTCCCGCCAGTGGACGGGGGGCGGTAGCCCCGTTTTCGGTCACCCTGACCGAGCGAGCGTGGCACCGATATGGCGGTAGGGGCGAGGCACCCCCGTTGGATGACCTCGCGGGGCATGAGTCGTCCCTCAGGTAATGCGACAAGCTCTGCCATATCGCCCCCGCTTCAACGCACCGCCGGCCGCCAAGCGCCCGACGCCCGCCCTGCATCGCCTGCATCCGGGGCACCGGCAGGCGGCGCGGCTGGCGCCGGCGACGGGCTCGCGCGGGCAGTTGCCCCGCCTGGCGTGGCTCGCCTGGCCGGTCCTGGGGGCGCTGGCGCTGGCCCTGGTCGCGCGCGCCCTCCCGGCCCAGCGCACGGTTCGTCCCGTTCGTGGTGAGACGGGCTTCGATCGCGCCCTGGCGGTGGCGACGGCCGACAGCGCCTGGGCGCGCATCGCGCACACCTACTACGACACGACCTTCCACGGGCAGGACTGGAACGCGATCGGGCGAACGCTTCATGCGCGCGCCGCGCGGGCCCGCGACATGCGCGAGGTGCGCACGGCGATCGGCGAGATGTTTGCCGCGCTGGGGGAGTCGCACTTCGTCCTCATCCCGTCCGATGCCATTGCCACCTGGGCCGATGCTCCCGTCGACGGCGAAGCGTTAGGCGATGTGGGGATCGAGTTCCGGCTGCTCGACAGCACCATCGTCGTCTCCCGCGTTGCGCCCGACGGAGCGGCGGCGCTGGCCGGCGTGCACCCCGGGTGGACGCTCACCAGCCTTGGCGACGTCGACGTGGCCGCCTTCATGCGCGAGCGTCTCGACGTCCCGCGGGGGCCGGCCCGCCGCCTCGCCGAGTTGCAGCTGCCGATGTCGCTCATGCTGCGAACGCAGGGGAGCGTTGGGTCCACCATGCGCGCCACCTTCCGCGATGGCGAAGGCCGCGTGCGACGCGTCGAGGCGGTGCGCCGCGCGGTGCCGGGCGAAGTGGTCCGCTTTGGCCACCTCCCGCCACAGGTGGTCCGCTTCGAGACGCAGCGCTTTTCCGACGACCGCGGATGCGTGGGCGTGATCCGCTTCAACGTCTGGATGTTTCCCGTCATGGCCAGGCTCGACGATGCCATGGTCGACTTCCAGCGCTGTCGCGGCATCGTGCTCGACTTGCGCGGCAACACCGGCGGCGTGACGGCGATGCTGCAGGGAATCGGTGGATACTTCGTCGACACGGCCACCTCGTTCGGGACCATGTCCACGCGCAGCGGGGCGATGCAGTACATCGCGACGCCGCGCCGAACCGATCGCCGCGGTGCCGCGTTTGTCCCTTTCGGGGGAGCGGTCGCCATCGTGCTGGACGGGCTGTCGGGGAGCACGTCGGAGATGTTCGCGGCGGCGATGCAGTCGATGGGACGCGCCCGCATCTTCGGCGAGCCGAGCGCCGGCCAGGCGCTCCCCGCCATGCTCGCCAGGCTCCCCAACGGCGACGTGATGCAGCACGTGATTGGCGACTTCACCACCGCCGACGGGCGCCGCATCGAGGCGCGCGGCGTGACCCCCGATGTGCGCTGGCCGTTGCGCCGCGCGGCGCTCCTGATGGGGCGCGACGAGGCCTTCATGGACGCGCTGGCGTGGACCGGGGCGGCGACGGTGACCACCGCCTCCCTCTCGTCGGCGGCGCGCTGACCGCTGGGCGTCGCGTTGGCCCTGGGCGGCGGCCGCCGAGCCGTGCCGCCCCCGTTTGCCCCCGGTTGCAACCTGCGCCGGCCGACGCACGTAGGATTTCGGCGAACGCCCCCGTGTCCCGCTGGTATTAGCTTTCTGCCGGGCGCTGGTCGGAGAACCGGCGTTCACCCACACTCTCGGAGATCCCGAATGTTCACTGTTTCGCTCCGTATGCCGCGTACCGTGCGCGCGCTTGCGGCCGTCGTCATGGTCCCCGTGGTTGCCTCGGTTGCGAGCGCGCAGGCGCTGCCGCCGGCCAAGGACCTCATCGCGCGCTGGGCCAAGGAGACCAACGCCGATGCGTGGAAGACGCACAAGTCCTCGCGCATGAAGGCGGCGTTCGACATGCCGGCGATGGGGATGAGCGCGACCATGGAGACGGTGACGATCTTCCCCAATGCGATGGCGTCGAAGGTCGACCTGCCCGGGATGGGGGAGATGCGTCAGGGGTTCAACAACGGGGTCATGTGGATCCTGAACCCGATGCAGGGGCCGTCGGTCGTGACCGGGGCGCAGCTCGACGCGGCCAAGGAAGACAACGACCCCAACAACTACTCGCGCATCTCGACGGCCATCGTCGCCAGCGAGACGGTGGAGAAGGCGACGTTAGGCGGGCAGGAGTGCTACAAGGTCAAGCACACCTGGAAGTCGGGAAAGGTGTCGTTCGACTGCTTCGGCGTGACCGACGGGATGATCACCTGGTCCAACGCCAAGGCGTCGACGCCGATGGGTGAGGTGGAGACGACGACGACCTTCGCCGCGTACAAGGACTGGGGCGGGATGAAGCGCGCCACGACCACCACCATCGACCAGATGGGGCAGCAGATCGTGATCACCGTGCAGGCGTACGAGTGGGACACGGTCGACCCGAAGGAGATCGAGGTCCCCGCCGAGATCAAGGCGCTCACCGAGAAGAAGCCGTAGGCGGCGAGCGTCGTGAACGCGAAGAACCGTTGGTTCTGGTCACTTGCCGCCACCGTCCTGGTGTGCGACGTGGTGACCAAGCGGATCGCGGAGCAGGCGTTGCAGCCGCGGCACGTCCCCCACGAGATCGTGGGGGACGTGTTGCGTTTCACGCTGACCTACAACCGCGGTGCAGCCTTCAGCATGTCGCTGGGCGACTACTCGCGCTGGGGCTTCGCCATCATGGCGGTGATCGTCCTCACGGTGCTGTGGCGCACGCTGGCCACCGCGCCCGACACCGACCGATGGCAGGGGGCCGCCATCGGCCTCGTCTCGGGCGGGGCGCTGGGGAACCTGGTCGATCGCCTGCGGCACGCCGAGGGGGTGGTGGACTTCATCGACATGGGGATCGGCGACACGCGGTTCTGGACCTACAACGTGGCCGACATGGGCGTCACCTTCGGCGCCATCATGCTCATCATCACGATGCTCCAGGCTCCCAAGGAGCCGGCGCCCAGCGAAAGGCTCCTCTGATGCTGTTGCTCCCCTTCGTGCACGCCGCGCTGGTGGCGACGTCGTGCGTGGCGTCGGCGCCTGCGTCGCCGGCGCCACACAACTCGGCAGCTGCAACCGCGGCGATCTCCGGCGCGGCGATCCCCGACTCCACCTATCGTCGCCTGTTCGAGTCCGGCGTGACGATGGACGCCTTTTTGGCGGCGGCCAGGCAGCGCAAGGAGCAGTGGGCCGCCAACTACGCGCGCGGTGCGGTGCCCGACGCCGTCCTCACCGCGGCACGATCTGCTCCCGGGCCGTGGAAGCTCCTCGTAGTCGCCGTCGACGGGTGTTCCGACTCGGTCAACACGGTGCCATACATCGCGCGGCTGGCGGAGCAGGTCATGGGCGTGGAGCTGCGCATCATCGACAGCGCCGCGGGGCGCGTGGTCATGGACGCGCACCGCACCCCCGACGGCCGCGGCGCCACGCCGACCGTCGTCCTCCTCGACGCCACGTTCAGGGAGCGCGGCTGCTTCATCGAGCGCCCCGCCGAGCTGCGCGATTGGATTTTGGGCAACAAGGGAAAGCAGGCGGACAAGGACATCATGGACCACAAGATGACCTGGTACGACACGGACGCCGGCCAGCGGACGGTGGCCGAGGTGGCCGAGCTGATTGCGGCTGCCGGGCGTGGCGAGGTGAAGTGCTGACCTACATCCTGGGCTTCGCCCCCATCGCCAGGTAGTCGAGCGCCAGCGTCGCGAGCGCCTTCATCCCCGGTACGAGCGCCGCTTCGTCGGCAAAGAAGCGGGGCGAGTGGTTGGGCGCGACCTTGGCCGGGTCGGTCCCCTTGGGCGTGACGCCCAGGAAGTAGAAGACGCCGGGGACCTTCTTCTGGTAGAGCGAGTAGTCCTCGGAGGTCGTCGTCTGCCGCCCCACCTCGACCTGGCCGGCGCCTAACGCGCGCCGCAGCGAGGGCGCCATTTTCTCGGTCAGCGGCGGGTCGTTGTAGGTGACGGGCGTCCCGCGATCGAACGTGATCTTCGCCGTCGCCCCATTCGCCTCGGCCATGCTCGTGATGAGGCGCGTGAACTTGGTGCGGATCGAGTCGCGTGTGGTTTCGTCGAAGGTGCGAATCGTCCCGCCAAACTCCACCGAGTCGGGAATGATGTTCACGCGCACGCCGCCGCGGATGTAGCCCACGGTCACGATCGCCGGCGTCAGCGTGAGGTCGACCTGGCGACTAACGATCGATTGCGCCGAGGTGATGATCTGCGAGGCGATCGTGATCGGGTCGACGCCGTTCCAGGGGAGGGCGCCATGTGTCTGCCGCCCGTGGATCACGACCTTGTACGTGTCGCCCGACGCCATGAGCCCGCCGCTGCGGTAGACGATCTTCCCCGTCTCGAACGGGAAGACGTGCAGCCCGAAGACGGCGTCGACCCTGGGATTGTCGAAGATCCCCTCTTCCAGCATCACCTCCGCCCCGCCGCGCTCGCCGGCTGGTGCTCCTTCCTCCGCTGGCTGGAAGACAAACACGACCGTCCCTTGCACCTCCTGCTTCATCCCGCTCAGCAGCTCGGCGACGCCCATGAGGATCGCGACGTGGTTGTCGTGCCCGCAGGCGTGCATGACGCCCACCTCCTGCCCGTTGTAGGTCGAGCGCACGGTCGACTTGAACGGGAGGTCGACTTCCTCAGCCACGGGGAGCGCATCCATGTCGGCGCGCAGCGCGACGACTGGACCGGGCTTCCCGCCGCGCAGTATCCCCACCACACCCGTCTTCGCGACCCCCGTCTTCACCTCGAGGCCGAGCTTCTGCAGGTGCTCGGCAACCAGCTTGGAGGTGCGGAACTCGCGGTTGCCGAGTTCGGGGTGCTGGTGAACGTCGCGTCGCCAGGCGACGACCTTGGTTTCGAGCGCGTGCGCGCGCTTGTCGACTTCGGCGTCGAGCTTCGAGGTCGCCTGGGCGGAGAGGAGGGCGGGGAAGGCGAGGAGGGCGGCGGTCGTTAGGCGCATGTGGCGGGGCGGGCGCGGGAGGGAGAAGGCGAACTGCTGGTTACCACGGCGGACACCGCGGGGAAGTGCAGGGGGCTGGGGTCCACCCCGAATCTGACCGAGCGGAGACGCGAGCAGAAGGAGGCTTAGGGAATAACAAGAACCATCGCGCGGTTCGTGGGTGGTGCGTTGGCGGGGTGTCCTGTCACGATTGGCCGCTGTCTTCAGTCGACGACAAGGCGAACTGCTTCGTTACCGCAGAGAACACGGAGGGGAAGTGCAGGGCGCTGCGTCCACCCCGAATCTGACCGAGGGGGAGGCGAGCGAAAAAGGCTTTGGGAAGAACATGAACCAGCGCGCGGTTGGTCGTCGGTTCGCGATGCCCTGTTTCAGCCGGAAGCCTTTGTGGAACGACGCGTCCCATCTGTCCGCACTCGTCCGCGTGTTGTTCCTAGCGGGCACAGCGGCGCGGCGCGATGCCGCAGCACACCCGGATAGCCGGCGAGCAGATGAAGAGGTCACGCGGATACCAGCCGAGCGCTCCGCAGCCGGTTCGACTGTGCCCCATACGTGACTCCTGACACCTGTATCCGCTGCTGTCGAGCTTGACCGCAGTTGTTCTGTTCGTACATTCGCACCCAAGAAACTTCACAGGTGCGTTTGGTACGCGATGGGTGTGTGCACCAGCCACTCCTTCTCACACCGTCGTGGCATTTGCAGGCTTCGGGGAGTTGGCCGAGAGAGAAGCGCTATGGAGGTGCGAATCCACGGACATGGAGCTCGGAACGTCGCTTTCGCCGACTGGAAGAGCACGCGGCGTCTGCGCAACCGTCCGTCGCGATTGCAGGCAGCTGGCGCCAATCTCGCCAGCTGCAGCTTCTTGATGCTCCTTACGGCGCTCGCAGCGTGTTCGTCGACTGCCGTTGATCCCAGCGATGGACTGAACGGGATCGACGTCGGACTACCTGCACGCACGCGTGCCCCCGATCTCGCACGCCTCACGGAGCGCACGCGTCGCGAGGGAGGCAACGTTTTTGTGCGGCTCACCGGTGAACCAACCGCCCTCGCGCTCGAGGTGCTTTCCCGCGCGGGCCTCACTGCAGCGCACGTGCCGGACCCGCCGCCGGGCATCGTCACGTTCGACAGCCTGCGCATCGCCACCGTGTGGGGGTTCGCATCAGCGTCAGCGATCTCGCGGATCGCCGCGCTGAGATTCGTGATCATGCTAGAGTCGTCGAGCGATCCCGATGGCATTGGCGCGATGGTACTCGCGAGCATCGCGAACGCGTCCTCCGAGTCTCCCGTGGAGCCGTGTACCGTGGATCGCAGTCCGAGGTTAGGCATGCGCTTGTACGGCCGCGGGTGCACGGCGTTACGGAGACT
Proteins encoded in this window:
- a CDS encoding alpha/beta fold hydrolase; its protein translation is MRALLSVLCTLALATPALHAQPKPGDFTLPEYRFASGEVLPNVRLHYLTLGTPRRDATGKVANAVMILHGTGGTGSQFLGQGFAGELYGKGQPLDTTRFFIVLPDNIGHGQSSKPSDGLHMKFPHYGYTDMVNLQRLLLSQALGVERPFMIMGTSMGCMHAWVWGTLYPDAPRALVPLACVPTQIAGRNRMMRRMIMDAVMQDPEWKGGEYTSPPRGLRSALGMLFMMSSAPLVQQRQAPTRDVADSVIRAYLDARMKVTDANDMLYQFDASRDYDPSPLLDRVVAPVLHINSADDQVNPPELRLAEPLIARVKSARFVMIPISDRTRGHGTHTMPVIWGDELRRFMATLPPVDGGR
- a CDS encoding thioredoxin family protein, with the translated sequence MLLLPFVHAALVATSCVASAPASPAPHNSAAATAAISGAAIPDSTYRRLFESGVTMDAFLAAARQRKEQWAANYARGAVPDAVLTAARSAPGPWKLLVVAVDGCSDSVNTVPYIARLAEQVMGVELRIIDSAAGRVVMDAHRTPDGRGATPTVVLLDATFRERGCFIERPAELRDWILGNKGKQADKDIMDHKMTWYDTDAGQRTVAEVAELIAAAGRGEVKC
- a CDS encoding glycosyltransferase family 4 protein — its product is MKLLVLNCHEAWIHQLGVLRAELDIVVGLPGRYTRGWDDHMRPLPALARLVTLDDVRCGTVQYDCVVNHNITDLLDTKFVDAPKLLVLHDTLEGRMAQQDADFDARDMRAVLNTYLASVGGHAVAISRSKAKSWGVTHVVVQNSADPEAYLPHVGDVACGLRVANHVTSKRVFLAWDFHEEAMAGLPLRIVGHNPELPGVAPADDWDHLKRMLASHRFLVHTADPRYEDGYNMAVLEAMAAGMPVLTNRHPTGIIEHGVTGFVAETPFEMHAHAERLLADEALAHELGANGKRYIERHFSPDRFRVEFGKAIQEARKKWARRRGKSMAR
- a CDS encoding amidohydrolase — translated: MRLTTAALLAFPALLSAQATSKLDAEVDKRAHALETKVVAWRRDVHQHPELGNREFRTSKLVAEHLQKLGLEVKTGVAKTGVVGILRGGKPGPVVALRADMDALPVAEEVDLPFKSTVRSTYNGQEVGVMHACGHDNHVAILMGVAELLSGMKQEVQGTVVFVFQPAEEGAPAGERGGAEVMLEEGIFDNPRVDAVFGLHVFPFETGKIVYRSGGLMASGDTYKVVIHGRQTHGALPWNGVDPITIASQIITSAQSIVSRQVDLTLTPAIVTVGYIRGGVRVNIIPDSVEFGGTIRTFDETTRDSIRTKFTRLITSMAEANGATAKITFDRGTPVTYNDPPLTEKMAPSLRRALGAGQVEVGRQTTTSEDYSLYQKKVPGVFYFLGVTPKGTDPAKVAPNHSPRFFADEAALVPGMKALATLALDYLAMGAKPRM
- the lspA gene encoding signal peptidase II, with the protein product MNAKNRWFWSLAATVLVCDVVTKRIAEQALQPRHVPHEIVGDVLRFTLTYNRGAAFSMSLGDYSRWGFAIMAVIVLTVLWRTLATAPDTDRWQGAAIGLVSGGALGNLVDRLRHAEGVVDFIDMGIGDTRFWTYNVADMGVTFGAIMLIITMLQAPKEPAPSERLL
- a CDS encoding Rrf2 family transcriptional regulator, whose translation is MRLTRFTDNALRALVFLALDPDDIPTVGEVARKMGMSEDHLLKVVQRLSQLGYVKTIRGRNGGMRLAKPAAEIVVGEVVRRTEDNMSLVPCFDPTEINCPISAACGLAPALDSALQAFLTTLDRFTIQDLLGKRSELRQLAQFPDDEVLATEGAR